In one Chlamydia sp. BM-2023 genomic region, the following are encoded:
- a CDS encoding phage holin family protein, which produces MTVASVSNNTPVDVAVEQQYWRIVINSLREYAAAIASVALTLISIAIVIAVACGGTHPAVILVAVAGIAIAGVLGYFALSSLASREKSPIPELFLEEIKGEYGEVIYTFIVLEKLTIQELRSVMAWCASQYTSELKESARAKLEHYGLEKIKNVVDQQRPLYPFEDFLIRICPFYFVQRFIELGDPRVPAERDMTPVDYWTASLGFSESAYTVFDTRSWMFAKVVTKDEYLQLRRFMRNGTWEQAGELVLTIQRRMLKMLQKVNDTDLFEQNGDPSENIKDSGWFYRFLSHKISWKQVQLFQKVDIVSMGVLEGQSFDVYIEEVYPYLDEEDEESYDHSIALTCVSDLFDD; this is translated from the coding sequence ATGACCGTTGCCTCGGTTTCTAACAACACCCCTGTGGATGTTGCGGTTGAACAGCAATATTGGCGAATAGTCATTAATAGCTTGCGTGAGTACGCAGCTGCTATAGCTAGTGTTGCTTTGACTCTTATTTCTATTGCTATTGTTATAGCCGTGGCGTGTGGAGGCACACATCCCGCGGTTATTCTAGTTGCCGTAGCAGGAATCGCCATAGCAGGAGTTCTAGGCTATTTTGCCTTATCTTCCTTGGCTAGTCGCGAAAAATCTCCCATTCCAGAATTATTCCTAGAAGAAATTAAAGGGGAATATGGCGAGGTTATCTATACATTTATTGTTTTAGAAAAATTAACAATTCAAGAGCTACGCTCAGTAATGGCATGGTGTGCTTCTCAATACACCTCAGAGCTGAAAGAAAGTGCAAGGGCGAAATTAGAACATTATGGTTTAGAGAAAATAAAAAATGTAGTCGATCAGCAAAGGCCTCTGTACCCCTTCGAAGACTTCTTAATCAGGATTTGCCCTTTTTATTTCGTACAACGATTTATAGAGTTGGGAGATCCGAGAGTTCCCGCAGAAAGAGATATGACTCCCGTAGATTACTGGACAGCTTCTCTAGGGTTTTCTGAAAGCGCTTATACAGTTTTTGATACTAGAAGTTGGATGTTTGCTAAGGTTGTAACAAAAGACGAGTACCTACAACTAAGAAGATTTATGAGAAATGGTACCTGGGAACAAGCAGGTGAGTTGGTACTCACTATCCAACGTCGCATGTTGAAAATGTTACAAAAAGTAAATGATACAGACCTATTCGAGCAAAATGGTGACCCTTCTGAAAATATTAAAGATAGCGGGTGGTTTTATCGTTTCCTGTCGCATAAGATAAGCTGGAAGCAAGTCCAACTATTTCAAAAAGTGGATATTGTTTCCATGGGAGTCTTGGAAGGCCAAAGCTTCGATGTTTATATTGAAGAAGTCTACCCTTATTTAGACGAAGAAGATGAAGAGAGCTATGATCATAGTATAGCTCTCACATGTGTATCAGACCTATTTGATGATTAG
- a CDS encoding DUF1389 domain-containing protein — translation MICSKTSNNTTNFVVEKQQLHNHVVLHRSALAIAGTVLTIISVVIAIIIACGVVHPAIVIVAITGILIAGVLGYFAIFSIPLKGKSPIPEALLEVIQKEYGEVVHKLILRKGITIQELRSIINWINSGCTEEISGSAQQKVKSFGIKKLKKEQKEREPLLPLEDLLLKHCPAYFLKRFIEQGDRWIPIENEMPPEEYWTAPLGMAEEGPTVFNCQTWLFAQVILKEEYKLFGECWEQGVWYAGAGVKGYGDCIRSRMIKLLNKIEEDHPKDLLIENGDPARKIREDDWLRGLFEHGVRWEQIQLFKKVGIFTLSLMEARDLSEFKLDVYPCLNEDDESSYNHEKVFKTIREYVRDQ, via the coding sequence ATGATTTGTTCGAAAACTTCTAATAATACAACTAACTTTGTTGTTGAAAAACAACAATTGCATAATCATGTTGTATTGCATCGCTCCGCGCTAGCTATAGCGGGAACTGTTCTGACCATTATTTCTGTTGTGATTGCTATAATTATAGCCTGTGGCGTGGTACATCCCGCAATCGTAATAGTTGCTATAACAGGAATATTAATAGCTGGAGTTCTAGGATACTTCGCTATCTTTTCAATCCCTCTCAAGGGAAAATCTCCCATTCCCGAGGCGCTCTTAGAAGTAATTCAAAAGGAATATGGCGAGGTTGTCCATAAACTTATTTTGCGAAAAGGGATAACAATTCAAGAGCTACGCTCGATAATAAATTGGATAAATTCTGGATGCACAGAGGAGATTTCAGGAAGTGCACAACAAAAAGTAAAGAGTTTTGGGATCAAGAAACTCAAAAAAGAACAGAAAGAAAGGGAACCTTTACTTCCTCTAGAAGACCTCTTATTAAAACATTGCCCAGCATACTTTCTCAAACGATTTATAGAGCAGGGAGATAGGTGGATTCCTATAGAAAATGAAATGCCTCCAGAAGAATATTGGACAGCCCCTCTAGGGATGGCCGAAGAAGGACCTACAGTTTTTAATTGTCAGACGTGGCTATTTGCCCAAGTTATATTAAAAGAAGAATATAAGCTGTTCGGAGAGTGTTGGGAACAGGGAGTTTGGTATGCAGGCGCCGGAGTAAAAGGTTATGGTGACTGTATCCGATCGCGCATGATAAAGTTATTAAACAAAATAGAAGAAGATCATCCCAAAGATCTCCTAATAGAAAATGGTGATCCTGCTAGGAAAATTCGTGAAGATGATTGGCTTCGCGGTTTATTCGAACACGGAGTAAGATGGGAGCAAATCCAACTATTTAAGAAGGTGGGGATTTTTACCCTTAGTTTAATGGAGGCTAGAGATCTCTCCGAATTTAAACTAGATGTCTATCCTTGTCTCAATGAAGATGATGAAAGCTCTTACAATCATGAAAAAGTATTCAAAACTATAAGAGAGTATGTTCGTGATCAATAA
- a CDS encoding DUF1389 domain-containing protein translates to MALSPVPTNNAAAQNSLAQRAVDNLRTHALAIVSVVLAIVSVLTALAVAFGALHPAIILASVVGMIIAGVVGSIALGRCIKTPIHEGFLKVIKKEYPRVIHTFIVRKQVTIQELRSVLNWIQSNYTSTLSDSAQVKVESFGKEKIKKGSLGLPIPDLDDVLIQNCPAYFIKGFVERGNLKYPYEKKMSPEAYWTRPLNFTTDPHTAFDGRTWLLAQVVSEDEYKDLCLSVKEDTQEKVEELLSGIRKRMLSRLALVSAGEVFSENGDLREKICKDTGWFSRLIAHGVNFPQLQIFKKVSILGPSLLEGQDLSGYSRFVAPATQENKVEYYDHDRGLATWEEFFYV, encoded by the coding sequence ATGGCTCTTAGTCCCGTGCCCACAAACAATGCTGCTGCTCAAAATTCACTAGCGCAGCGTGCCGTGGATAATCTGCGAACACATGCGTTAGCTATAGTTAGCGTTGTTCTTGCTATTGTTTCTGTCCTTACTGCTCTTGCCGTCGCTTTTGGCGCTCTACATCCTGCAATTATACTTGCCTCAGTAGTCGGAATGATTATTGCTGGAGTTGTGGGAAGCATAGCTCTAGGTAGGTGTATAAAAACCCCTATTCACGAAGGCTTCTTAAAGGTTATCAAAAAAGAATATCCTCGGGTTATCCATACTTTCATTGTTCGAAAGCAAGTAACAATTCAAGAGCTACGTTCTGTCCTTAATTGGATACAATCAAATTATACTTCAACCTTGTCTGATAGTGCTCAGGTAAAAGTTGAGAGTTTCGGTAAGGAAAAAATTAAGAAAGGAAGTCTAGGTCTGCCCATACCTGATTTAGATGATGTTTTAATACAAAATTGCCCAGCATATTTTATAAAGGGATTTGTGGAGAGAGGGAATCTAAAGTATCCTTACGAGAAGAAGATGTCCCCAGAAGCATATTGGACAAGACCTTTAAACTTTACAACGGATCCACATACAGCTTTTGATGGGAGAACTTGGTTGCTAGCTCAAGTAGTGAGTGAAGACGAGTATAAGGATCTTTGCCTGTCAGTGAAAGAAGACACACAAGAGAAAGTAGAAGAGCTGCTCTCAGGAATCAGAAAGCGTATGTTAAGCAGGTTGGCATTAGTAAGTGCAGGCGAGGTATTTTCTGAAAATGGAGACCTAAGAGAGAAAATTTGCAAAGACACAGGGTGGTTCTCCCGTTTAATTGCTCACGGTGTGAATTTTCCTCAACTTCAAATCTTTAAAAAGGTAAGTATTCTTGGCCCGAGTTTATTAGAAGGTCAGGATCTCTCAGGTTATTCAAGGTTTGTCGCTCCTGCTACTCAAGAAAACAAAGTAGAATACTACGATCATGATAGAGGATTAGCCACCTGGGAAGAATTTTTCTATGTTTAG
- a CDS encoding DUF1389 domain-containing protein: MIHPSSNTSLVTQHHSDHYVIRGLREHALKLSLVVFSLLAIAIITAVACGVFHPAALAAAVFILALVLPGVLLAMAVRSFAKLCERPHIPTSLVFIMRKYYPRVITDICLEQRLTIQELRKVLDWVLSKDFQEVPKDVGQKINNFGLNRLQQGCKGFELIALDDLLVKYCPAYFIKKLIMLGDPQVVADGKLPPEIYWSSPLGFTEEDPYTVFEVRTWLFARVVTEIEYDQLLQHMITDTWEEAQDIITKIQARMQGLFLNVESQCPFQETEEVQERIRNKDWFLRLCYHGVSWDQLQLFNEVGIFVPGFIEVQEEEPLDRRVSALYPHIHENDENYDPKIALLTWKDYL, encoded by the coding sequence ATGATCCATCCTTCGTCTAATACTTCCTTGGTAACTCAACATCACTCAGATCACTATGTAATAAGAGGCCTGCGTGAACATGCTTTAAAACTTTCCCTAGTGGTTTTTTCCCTGCTTGCTATTGCTATTATCACTGCTGTTGCTTGTGGGGTATTTCATCCCGCAGCATTAGCAGCAGCAGTATTCATTCTTGCCTTGGTGCTTCCAGGAGTTTTATTAGCAATGGCCGTGCGTAGTTTCGCAAAGCTTTGCGAAAGGCCGCATATTCCTACAAGCTTAGTATTTATAATGCGGAAATACTACCCCAGGGTTATTACCGATATTTGCCTTGAGCAGCGGTTAACAATTCAAGAACTAAGAAAAGTCCTTGACTGGGTGCTCTCTAAAGATTTTCAAGAAGTTCCTAAAGACGTAGGACAAAAGATAAACAATTTTGGCCTTAATAGGTTGCAACAGGGTTGTAAGGGTTTTGAATTGATAGCCCTAGATGATCTTTTAGTAAAATATTGCCCAGCATACTTTATAAAGAAGTTGATTATGCTCGGAGATCCCCAAGTAGTCGCAGATGGAAAATTACCCCCAGAGATATATTGGTCAAGCCCTCTAGGATTTACAGAAGAAGATCCTTATACAGTTTTTGAAGTGCGAACATGGCTATTTGCTAGAGTTGTTACCGAAATAGAGTATGATCAACTTCTTCAGCATATGATCACGGATACCTGGGAAGAGGCTCAGGACATAATCACAAAAATACAAGCACGTATGCAAGGGTTATTCCTTAATGTAGAATCCCAGTGTCCTTTTCAAGAAACTGAGGAAGTTCAGGAACGTATTCGAAACAAAGATTGGTTCTTACGTTTATGTTATCACGGAGTTAGTTGGGATCAGCTGCAGCTATTTAACGAAGTAGGGATATTTGTTCCCGGCTTTATTGAAGTTCAAGAAGAAGAGCCCTTAGACAGGAGGGTGAGCGCATTATACCCACATATTCACGAAAATGATGAAAATTATGACCCAAAAATAGCTCTACTTACTTGGAAAGATTATCTCTAA
- a CDS encoding DUF1389 domain-containing protein, with the protein MTPPFLTNVMPAFAAQKSSAAFCVENVLCRRVMLVACVILAAISSALFTLLFCGIVYPAIIASAVVSLVLLGVLLTVILRTQVRHDDRRVLPEKFLLLIEKYYPRVIVSICIEKNLEIQELRAVISGIASGVFTYPSRECQRKVETFGIKRLQEGCQGKKIPDLEDLLLQNCPAYFVHKFITLGDTHIPKEKGMSPEVYWTSPLGFDEDQRSVFDVGTWLFANTASEKEYLTLFKSAQNNTWEENIETVDLLHDRMLAALALIESKHLFQTSEKVEANIRKGDWLLRLCRHKVNWKQIQLFQNVKVECPSFIEKRKLFPQKIASSYLCLSEGQRKYDPQLALMTLED; encoded by the coding sequence GTGACTCCGCCGTTTTTGACAAACGTTATGCCTGCTTTCGCTGCTCAGAAAAGCAGCGCAGCCTTTTGTGTAGAAAATGTATTATGCAGGCGGGTTATGCTTGTGGCATGTGTTATACTTGCTGCAATTTCTAGCGCACTGTTTACGCTACTTTTTTGCGGGATAGTATATCCCGCAATTATCGCAAGTGCAGTAGTGTCACTAGTTCTTTTAGGTGTACTTCTCACCGTGATATTACGTACTCAGGTAAGACATGATGATCGACGTGTTCTTCCTGAAAAATTTCTTCTGCTAATTGAAAAATATTATCCTAGAGTTATTGTTAGTATCTGCATAGAGAAGAACCTTGAAATTCAAGAGCTGCGCGCAGTAATTTCCGGGATAGCTAGTGGAGTCTTTACCTATCCCTCTAGGGAGTGTCAACGTAAAGTAGAGACCTTTGGTATTAAGAGATTGCAAGAGGGGTGTCAGGGTAAAAAAATTCCTGATTTAGAAGATCTCTTATTACAAAATTGCCCTGCATACTTTGTACATAAATTTATAACCCTAGGAGACACTCATATTCCTAAAGAGAAAGGTATGTCTCCAGAAGTATACTGGACAAGTCCCTTGGGATTCGATGAAGATCAACGCAGCGTTTTTGATGTAGGCACATGGTTATTTGCTAATACAGCTTCCGAAAAGGAATACCTCACTCTTTTTAAGAGCGCGCAGAACAATACCTGGGAAGAAAATATAGAAACCGTAGACCTCTTGCACGATCGTATGCTAGCTGCTCTTGCATTGATAGAAAGCAAACATCTATTTCAAACAAGTGAAAAGGTAGAAGCAAATATTCGAAAAGGGGATTGGTTATTACGTTTGTGTCGCCATAAGGTGAACTGGAAGCAAATTCAATTGTTCCAAAATGTTAAAGTGGAATGTCCCAGCTTTATAGAAAAAAGAAAACTATTCCCCCAGAAGATAGCTTCCTCATATCTTTGCCTTTCTGAAGGACAACGGAAATACGATCCTCAACTAGCGCTGATGACTCTAGAAGATTAA
- a CDS encoding DUF1389 domain-containing protein, with translation MVFLIFALVCASLLLCGIGQIEVIIPLTISSVLVGVLFILAIFRYLKPVPVLVKPHMPEGFLNVLKENYPEVIHKFCVSQCVTIQELREVMACTTFWDFSLTSASVQKKVNDFGIMNLKKDCLGVRLPAVDSLLLKNCPIYFIKQFIKLGSEELPKAANMTPEAYWTASLGFKEDNFTLFDTWTWLFAQEVTSADHYQLGIYYKNNNWKGAENIVKDIKDRMKSRLKETKVELFMYPKVKTRQRIENDDWFLRFYKHGANYEQLQLMKTIGVEKMNLIDGKGLGFIANIYNEMDESSSSYNPTIALSTWEEV, from the coding sequence GTGGTTTTTTTAATTTTTGCTTTAGTATGTGCCTCCTTATTGCTATGTGGGATAGGGCAGATAGAAGTAATCATACCTCTGACTATCTCTTCTGTTTTGGTAGGAGTACTGTTTATCCTTGCTATTTTCCGATACTTAAAACCAGTCCCAGTCTTGGTTAAACCACACATGCCTGAAGGATTCTTGAACGTATTAAAAGAAAACTATCCCGAAGTTATTCATAAGTTTTGTGTTTCACAATGTGTAACAATTCAAGAATTACGAGAGGTGATGGCATGTACAACTTTTTGGGATTTTTCCTTGACTTCCGCAAGCGTGCAAAAAAAAGTCAACGATTTCGGAATCATGAACTTAAAAAAAGATTGTTTAGGAGTTAGATTGCCTGCAGTAGACTCTCTATTACTGAAAAATTGCCCCATATACTTCATTAAACAGTTTATCAAACTAGGTTCTGAAGAACTTCCCAAAGCTGCAAATATGACTCCAGAAGCATATTGGACAGCTTCTCTAGGATTCAAAGAAGATAATTTTACGCTGTTTGATACATGGACATGGCTGTTTGCTCAAGAGGTTACTTCTGCGGATCATTACCAGTTAGGTATTTATTATAAAAATAACAATTGGAAAGGTGCTGAAAATATAGTTAAAGACATTAAAGATCGGATGAAAAGTCGTCTAAAGGAAACAAAAGTAGAACTTTTCATGTATCCAAAAGTAAAAACACGACAGCGTATCGAAAATGATGATTGGTTCTTACGTTTTTATAAGCATGGGGCAAATTATGAACAATTGCAGCTGATGAAGACAATTGGCGTAGAAAAGATGAACCTAATAGATGGGAAAGGCTTAGGTTTTATAGCAAATATCTATAACGAGATGGACGAGAGCAGTAGTAGTTATAATCCTACAATAGCGCTAAGTACATGGGAAGAGGTGTAA
- a CDS encoding DUF1389 domain-containing protein, with amino-acid sequence MNPTSTTSAAPVIQNNSSPCSLIAAGLRRHALAITGVLLTILALSITTAIAYSLLPPLAVLGAILASIIAGVLLYFALRNYLQPKLPLPNEFLNLIYRTYPQIIFNLCISHKLTFQELCSLTTGLNLNDDEMFTEDLMRKLGKGGIEVVKRECKDYEIPLMESLALANCPLVFIKRLIQLGDSAFPEAENMPPEMYWTSPLGLTDYPHTVFSPTTWLFAQVATADEYDTLVEHAKNHTWEEAKALVSDIQDRVLLKLDTLGLDQLSQEKSVVRESILSDPWLLCLCKHGFNWQQLLLFRTTPVIFSSFILRMGDFRRRLAHTVVSVYDCICEEKAETYDSHVALVTLAEWMRACLEQIGRGAAFDSDYETAKWFSRRLQNPKAAVKSIPIEGMPGALQFPVYRLDRKSGKKE; translated from the coding sequence ATGAATCCAACCTCAACAACTTCCGCCGCTCCAGTAATTCAAAATAACAGCTCGCCATGTAGTTTAATAGCTGCAGGGCTACGCAGACACGCATTAGCTATTACCGGAGTATTACTTACTATTCTTGCTCTTTCAATAACCACCGCCATTGCCTACTCTTTACTTCCTCCTCTAGCTGTATTGGGGGCAATTCTTGCTTCTATAATTGCGGGGGTATTACTGTACTTCGCTTTGCGAAACTATTTACAACCAAAGCTTCCTCTTCCTAATGAGTTTCTAAACCTCATATATCGGACTTACCCTCAGATTATTTTTAACCTATGTATTTCTCATAAGCTAACATTCCAAGAATTGTGTTCCTTAACGACAGGACTAAACTTAAATGATGATGAGATGTTTACCGAGGATCTTATGCGAAAGCTCGGAAAAGGTGGTATTGAAGTTGTAAAAAGAGAATGTAAAGATTATGAAATTCCCTTGATGGAAAGTCTTGCTCTTGCGAATTGTCCTCTTGTTTTTATAAAGCGGTTGATTCAGTTGGGAGACAGCGCTTTCCCCGAAGCGGAAAATATGCCTCCAGAGATGTATTGGACAAGCCCTTTAGGCCTAACCGATTATCCACATACAGTTTTCAGCCCCACTACTTGGTTGTTTGCTCAAGTTGCTACAGCCGATGAATACGATACATTAGTGGAGCACGCTAAAAATCATACCTGGGAAGAGGCTAAAGCTTTAGTTAGTGATATACAAGATCGTGTGCTATTGAAATTAGATACCTTAGGTCTTGACCAGCTTTCTCAGGAGAAGTCTGTTGTAAGAGAATCTATTCTATCAGACCCCTGGCTGCTATGTCTGTGTAAACACGGATTCAATTGGCAGCAACTCCTCTTGTTCAGAACAACGCCCGTTATATTCTCTAGTTTTATTTTGAGAATGGGTGATTTCCGAAGGAGGTTAGCACATACCGTGGTAAGCGTTTACGATTGTATCTGTGAGGAAAAAGCAGAGACATATGATAGCCATGTGGCTCTAGTTACACTTGCAGAGTGGATGAGAGCATGTTTAGAGCAAATAGGGCGTGGAGCAGCTTTCGATAGTGATTACGAAACTGCCAAATGGTTCTCCAGGCGTTTGCAAAATCCCAAAGCTGCTGTAAAATCTATCCCAATAGAGGGGATGCCAGGAGCTTTACAATTTCCTGTTTATCGCTTAGATAGAAAGTCAGGAAAAAAAGAATAA
- a CDS encoding DUF1389 domain-containing protein: MNPMVVTTQNTLNSQVKQTEACPLSQKKAAHRLALIVGGVIFTLFAGVCITLLACGFIHLAVVAGIVISLCIARAMIASAIRSFRMPKSPQIEEVVFPNQAIPEYIVEIINSWQFPEVVRSICKEQHLTIQELKAILQGLQEGDFSSLPPKVKGKLEAFGISRFENGFVHEEEVQREVARSTLETILTVSCPFYFLKKFIDLGPKDVPQAEGMLPEVYWTGSLALNNAIPNTAFDTFSWMFGQVITEEEYAQLRYHARNETWDQVADIVSAVEGKMLNKLEDPLMDPSIKKKRMREAINLKYPLLYLCQHGMSWEQVKMLKEMSFTNAKLMYDWEVSGQLGMNLVRSIAVIYPYLDEESPNYDTDIALIAWGEWMAGTIWQREQSDQDAHEMTIAVLNQRIKNKHLEVLPRSGDGSITTHCYAIDTQSGRRGNKIQKAS; this comes from the coding sequence ATGAATCCTATGGTTGTAACAACACAAAATACATTAAATTCTCAAGTGAAGCAGACAGAGGCTTGCCCGTTAAGCCAGAAGAAAGCAGCGCATAGGCTCGCTTTGATAGTGGGGGGAGTTATTTTTACGCTTTTTGCAGGCGTTTGTATTACCTTGTTGGCATGCGGATTTATTCATCTTGCTGTAGTAGCGGGGATTGTTATCTCCCTATGCATTGCTCGAGCTATGATTGCATCAGCAATACGTAGTTTTCGGATGCCGAAGAGTCCCCAGATAGAAGAAGTTGTTTTTCCCAACCAGGCTATTCCTGAATACATCGTTGAAATCATAAACTCTTGGCAATTCCCAGAGGTTGTTCGTAGTATTTGTAAGGAACAGCATTTAACGATTCAAGAGCTAAAAGCTATTTTACAAGGTCTACAAGAGGGTGACTTTTCTTCATTACCTCCCAAGGTTAAAGGTAAACTAGAGGCTTTTGGTATCTCACGGTTCGAAAATGGATTTGTGCATGAAGAAGAAGTACAAAGAGAAGTCGCTAGATCAACACTAGAGACAATCCTAACGGTAAGCTGTCCTTTTTACTTCCTGAAGAAGTTTATAGATCTTGGTCCTAAAGATGTTCCTCAAGCAGAAGGTATGCTTCCCGAAGTATATTGGACAGGTTCCCTAGCTTTGAATAACGCAATTCCTAATACAGCATTTGATACATTTAGTTGGATGTTTGGTCAAGTAATCACAGAAGAAGAATATGCTCAGCTTCGCTATCACGCAAGGAATGAAACTTGGGATCAAGTTGCTGATATTGTCAGTGCCGTAGAGGGTAAAATGCTAAATAAGTTAGAAGATCCCCTTATGGACCCCTCAATTAAGAAGAAGCGTATGCGAGAGGCTATAAACTTGAAGTATCCCTTATTATACTTATGTCAGCATGGCATGAGTTGGGAACAAGTGAAAATGCTAAAAGAGATGTCATTTACCAATGCGAAATTAATGTATGATTGGGAGGTTTCAGGACAACTCGGAATGAATCTTGTGAGAAGCATCGCTGTTATTTACCCCTATCTTGATGAGGAATCACCCAACTATGATACGGATATAGCCCTCATAGCATGGGGAGAATGGATGGCAGGGACTATTTGGCAACGAGAGCAAAGCGATCAAGACGCTCACGAAATGACAATAGCAGTGCTAAATCAACGTATTAAAAATAAACACCTAGAAGTGCTTCCACGTTCAGGAGACGGAAGCATAACAACCCATTGTTACGCTATCGATACACAATCAGGACGCCGGGGAAATAAAATACAAAAAGCTTCATGA
- a CDS encoding DUF1389 domain-containing protein — protein MNSTPALGMPSQVIQKDNRDIAKISCFQKNALKITTAVLAVIALALIIVVACGITHPAIIAALALSVVLAIVMTALFLSEITYKIDQSLPMGFLNKLKNVFPEVLYDLCIVEKVTLQELRSILTALSTKNFDALSSECRQKVERFGIKKLQLGFEGIDCSSGYLNQQLEHTLVTNCPLYFMSKFVELGSPDSVKRGLSPQLYWFSCLGGMSSRSTTVLHPCIGFFARTIKHQEFTKLLKNLEKGLWQKVEHLLKNIQSRMIASLDQEDITALPQKKIDLSIGLARSGGTIMLLCHHGINWDQVKLLKQAPLPMLGVLLDCIEKGMRADLLFNSVSHVVVEGTDFDSCIALVTTEELQAAFKSSKDMSNLQLQLNTLSKLSRNTGLVLTVKN, from the coding sequence ATGAACTCAACCCCCGCATTAGGAATGCCTTCTCAGGTAATCCAAAAAGATAATCGTGACATTGCAAAAATCAGTTGTTTTCAAAAAAACGCTCTAAAGATAACCACAGCAGTACTTGCAGTTATTGCACTTGCCTTAATTATCGTAGTTGCTTGTGGGATAACACACCCTGCGATTATCGCCGCTTTAGCGTTATCCGTAGTGCTAGCTATAGTAATGACCGCTCTTTTTCTAAGTGAGATTACTTATAAAATAGACCAATCCTTACCTATGGGCTTTTTAAATAAGTTAAAAAATGTCTTCCCAGAAGTTCTTTATGATCTTTGCATTGTTGAGAAGGTAACTCTTCAAGAACTACGATCTATTTTAACAGCGCTATCCACCAAAAACTTTGATGCTCTTAGCTCAGAGTGTAGGCAAAAGGTAGAAAGATTCGGAATTAAGAAATTGCAATTAGGATTTGAAGGTATAGATTGTAGCTCAGGGTATTTAAATCAGCAGTTAGAACACACCCTGGTGACGAATTGCCCTCTATATTTCATGAGCAAATTTGTAGAGTTAGGTTCTCCAGATAGTGTAAAAAGGGGGCTCTCTCCGCAACTTTATTGGTTTTCTTGTTTAGGGGGAATGTCTAGTCGGAGCACGACTGTTTTACACCCCTGTATAGGCTTTTTCGCAAGAACTATAAAACATCAAGAATTCACAAAGCTCCTCAAAAATCTAGAGAAGGGGCTGTGGCAAAAAGTAGAACATCTGCTCAAAAATATACAATCTCGCATGATTGCCAGTTTAGATCAGGAAGATATCACAGCGTTGCCTCAAAAGAAGATCGATTTGAGTATTGGCTTGGCTCGATCCGGGGGGACTATCATGCTGCTATGCCACCATGGAATAAACTGGGATCAAGTCAAACTGTTAAAACAGGCCCCTCTTCCTATGTTAGGGGTATTGTTAGATTGTATAGAAAAGGGGATGCGAGCAGATCTGCTATTTAATTCAGTTTCCCATGTTGTTGTTGAAGGAACAGACTTTGATTCTTGCATAGCTTTAGTGACTACTGAAGAGCTACAAGCAGCATTTAAAAGCTCAAAAGATATGAGCAATCTACAATTACAGCTCAATACGCTATCTAAATTAAGCAGAAATACTGGTTTAGTTTTAACAGTTAAAAATTAA